One genomic region from Lathamus discolor isolate bLatDis1 chromosome 9, bLatDis1.hap1, whole genome shotgun sequence encodes:
- the ARR3 gene encoding arrestin-C isoform X1 has protein sequence MADGAKVFKKTSPNSKLSLYLGKRDFVDHVDSVDSVDGVCLIDPEYLKDRKVYVTLTCAFRYGRDDLDVIGLTFRKDLYVLTTQIFPPVPDQTPKTLTPLQEKLMKKLGENAYPFTFEVATNLPCSVTLQPGPEDVGKACGVDFEVKGFCAENLEEKIHKRNSVRLIIRKIQFAPLNTGPAPKSETTRQFMMSDKPLHLEASLDKEIYYHGDPINVTVNINNTTNKIVKKIKITVEQITDVVLYSLDKYTKTVCTEEINETVAANSTFSKTYSVTPLLSANREKRGLALDGKLKHEDTNLASTTILRPGMDKEVLGILVSYKVKVNLVVSRGGILGDLTSSDVGVELPVILMHPKPADARRTLSSRNLLAKNSRGRKTMKMRRRRLTKRKAKLLPARTYSHLSHPPWFGA, from the exons ATGGCAGACGGAGCAAA GGTGTTCAAGAAGACCAGCCCCAACAGCAAG CTATCCCTCTACCTGGGGAAGAGAGACTTTGTGGACCATGTGGATTCAGTGGACTCTGTAG ATGGTGTCTGCCTGATCGACCCGGAGTACCTAAAGGACAGAAAAG TGTATGTGACGCTGACCTGCGCATTTCGCTATGGCCGAGATGACCTTGATGTTATCGGGTTGACCTTCAGGAAGGACCTCTATGTCCTCACCACCCAGATCTTCCCACCGGTGCCGGACCAGACACCCAAAACCCTCACTCCTTTGCAGGAGAAGCTGATGAAGAAGCTTGGGGAGAATGCCTACCCCTTCACCTTTGAG GTTGCCACCAACCTGCCCTGCTCGGTCACCCTCCAGCCAGGGCCAGAAGATGTGGGAAAG GCCTGTGGTGTGGACTTCGAGGTCAAAGGATTTTGTGCTGAAAATCTGGAGGAGAAAATTCACAAGAG GAACTCGGTGCGCCTGATCATCCGCAAGATCCAGTTTGCACCTCTGAATACGGGGCCAGCCCCAAAGTCGGAGACCACCCGGCAGTTCATGATGTCTGACAAGCCCCTACACCTCGAAGCTTCCCTGGATAAGGAG atCTACTACCATGGAGACCCCATCAATGTGACCGTCAACATCAACAACACCACCAACAAGATcgtgaaaaaaattaagatcaCAG TTGAGCAGATCACAGATGTGGTCCTCTATTCTCTGGATAAATACACGAAGACTGTGTGCACTGAGGAGATAAA tgaGACTGTGGCGGCCAATTCCACCTTCTCCAAAACGTACTCCGTCACCCCCTTGCTCTCAGCCAACCGTGAGAAGAGAGGCCTGGCTCTCGATGGCAAGCTCAAGCACGAGGACACCAACCTGGCCTCCACTACCAT CCTGAGACCTGGCATGGACAAGGAGGTGCTGGGCATCCTGGTATCCTACAAAGTGAAGGTCAACCTGGTGGTGTCCCGAGGAGG CATCCTGGGGGATCTCACTTCCAG TGATGTTGGTGTCGAGCTGCCTGTCATCCTGATGCACCCAAAGCCTGCGGATG CGAGGAGGACATTGTCATCGAGGAATTTGCTCGCCAAAAACTCAAGGGGGAGAAAGACGATgaagatgagaaggaggaggctGACAAAGAGGAAAGCTAAGCTGCTGCCTGCTCGCACATACAGCCACCTGTCCCACCCGCCCTGGTTTGGGGCATAG
- the ARR3 gene encoding arrestin-C isoform X2 produces the protein MADGAKVFKKTSPNSKLSLYLGKRDFVDHVDSVDSVDGVCLIDPEYLKDRKVYVTLTCAFRYGRDDLDVIGLTFRKDLYVLTTQIFPPVPDQTPKTLTPLQEKLMKKLGENAYPFTFEVATNLPCSVTLQPGPEDVGKACGVDFEVKGFCAENLEEKIHKRNSVRLIIRKIQFAPLNTGPAPKSETTRQFMMSDKPLHLEASLDKEIYYHGDPINVTVNINNTTNKIVKKIKITVEQITDVVLYSLDKYTKTVCTEEINETVAANSTFSKTYSVTPLLSANREKRGLALDGKLKHEDTNLASTTILRPGMDKEVLGILVSYKVKVNLVVSRGGDVGVELPVILMHPKPADARRTLSSRNLLAKNSRGRKTMKMRRRRLTKRKAKLLPARTYSHLSHPPWFGA, from the exons ATGGCAGACGGAGCAAA GGTGTTCAAGAAGACCAGCCCCAACAGCAAG CTATCCCTCTACCTGGGGAAGAGAGACTTTGTGGACCATGTGGATTCAGTGGACTCTGTAG ATGGTGTCTGCCTGATCGACCCGGAGTACCTAAAGGACAGAAAAG TGTATGTGACGCTGACCTGCGCATTTCGCTATGGCCGAGATGACCTTGATGTTATCGGGTTGACCTTCAGGAAGGACCTCTATGTCCTCACCACCCAGATCTTCCCACCGGTGCCGGACCAGACACCCAAAACCCTCACTCCTTTGCAGGAGAAGCTGATGAAGAAGCTTGGGGAGAATGCCTACCCCTTCACCTTTGAG GTTGCCACCAACCTGCCCTGCTCGGTCACCCTCCAGCCAGGGCCAGAAGATGTGGGAAAG GCCTGTGGTGTGGACTTCGAGGTCAAAGGATTTTGTGCTGAAAATCTGGAGGAGAAAATTCACAAGAG GAACTCGGTGCGCCTGATCATCCGCAAGATCCAGTTTGCACCTCTGAATACGGGGCCAGCCCCAAAGTCGGAGACCACCCGGCAGTTCATGATGTCTGACAAGCCCCTACACCTCGAAGCTTCCCTGGATAAGGAG atCTACTACCATGGAGACCCCATCAATGTGACCGTCAACATCAACAACACCACCAACAAGATcgtgaaaaaaattaagatcaCAG TTGAGCAGATCACAGATGTGGTCCTCTATTCTCTGGATAAATACACGAAGACTGTGTGCACTGAGGAGATAAA tgaGACTGTGGCGGCCAATTCCACCTTCTCCAAAACGTACTCCGTCACCCCCTTGCTCTCAGCCAACCGTGAGAAGAGAGGCCTGGCTCTCGATGGCAAGCTCAAGCACGAGGACACCAACCTGGCCTCCACTACCAT CCTGAGACCTGGCATGGACAAGGAGGTGCTGGGCATCCTGGTATCCTACAAAGTGAAGGTCAACCTGGTGGTGTCCCGAGGAGG TGATGTTGGTGTCGAGCTGCCTGTCATCCTGATGCACCCAAAGCCTGCGGATG CGAGGAGGACATTGTCATCGAGGAATTTGCTCGCCAAAAACTCAAGGGGGAGAAAGACGATgaagatgagaaggaggaggctGACAAAGAGGAAAGCTAAGCTGCTGCCTGCTCGCACATACAGCCACCTGTCCCACCCGCCCTGGTTTGGGGCATAG
- the ARR3 gene encoding arrestin-C isoform X3, which yields MADGAKVFKKTSPNSKLSLYLGKRDFVDHVDSVDSVDGVCLIDPEYLKDRKVYVTLTCAFRYGRDDLDVIGLTFRKDLYVLTTQIFPPVPDQTPKTLTPLQEKLMKKLGENAYPFTFEVATNLPCSVTLQPGPEDVGKACGVDFEVKGFCAENLEEKIHKRNSVRLIIRKIQFAPLNTGPAPKSETTRQFMMSDKPLHLEASLDKEIYYHGDPINVTVNINNTTNKIVKKIKITVEQITDVVLYSLDKYTKTVCTEEINETVAANSTFSKTYSVTPLLSANREKRGLALDGKLKHEDTNLASTTILRPGMDKEVLGILVSYKVKVNLVVSRGGILGDLTSSDVGVELPVILMHPKPADGKPSSEEDIVIEEFARQKLKGEKDDEDEKEEADKEES from the exons ATGGCAGACGGAGCAAA GGTGTTCAAGAAGACCAGCCCCAACAGCAAG CTATCCCTCTACCTGGGGAAGAGAGACTTTGTGGACCATGTGGATTCAGTGGACTCTGTAG ATGGTGTCTGCCTGATCGACCCGGAGTACCTAAAGGACAGAAAAG TGTATGTGACGCTGACCTGCGCATTTCGCTATGGCCGAGATGACCTTGATGTTATCGGGTTGACCTTCAGGAAGGACCTCTATGTCCTCACCACCCAGATCTTCCCACCGGTGCCGGACCAGACACCCAAAACCCTCACTCCTTTGCAGGAGAAGCTGATGAAGAAGCTTGGGGAGAATGCCTACCCCTTCACCTTTGAG GTTGCCACCAACCTGCCCTGCTCGGTCACCCTCCAGCCAGGGCCAGAAGATGTGGGAAAG GCCTGTGGTGTGGACTTCGAGGTCAAAGGATTTTGTGCTGAAAATCTGGAGGAGAAAATTCACAAGAG GAACTCGGTGCGCCTGATCATCCGCAAGATCCAGTTTGCACCTCTGAATACGGGGCCAGCCCCAAAGTCGGAGACCACCCGGCAGTTCATGATGTCTGACAAGCCCCTACACCTCGAAGCTTCCCTGGATAAGGAG atCTACTACCATGGAGACCCCATCAATGTGACCGTCAACATCAACAACACCACCAACAAGATcgtgaaaaaaattaagatcaCAG TTGAGCAGATCACAGATGTGGTCCTCTATTCTCTGGATAAATACACGAAGACTGTGTGCACTGAGGAGATAAA tgaGACTGTGGCGGCCAATTCCACCTTCTCCAAAACGTACTCCGTCACCCCCTTGCTCTCAGCCAACCGTGAGAAGAGAGGCCTGGCTCTCGATGGCAAGCTCAAGCACGAGGACACCAACCTGGCCTCCACTACCAT CCTGAGACCTGGCATGGACAAGGAGGTGCTGGGCATCCTGGTATCCTACAAAGTGAAGGTCAACCTGGTGGTGTCCCGAGGAGG CATCCTGGGGGATCTCACTTCCAG TGATGTTGGTGTCGAGCTGCCTGTCATCCTGATGCACCCAAAGCCTGCGGATGGTAAG CCTTCCAGCGAGGAGGACATTGTCATCGAGGAATTTGCTCGCCAAAAACTCAAGGGGGAGAAAGACGATgaagatgagaaggaggaggctGACAAAGAGGAAAGCTAA